The genomic interval cactatgggcagctaaggggcattatactgtattgggcagcaaggggggcattatgctgtatggggaaatttgggcattatactgcatgggggcatctgtatgggcattatactgcatgggggaatatgtgtgggcattatactgtatgagggcatctgtgttgactttatactgtatggtggcagctatggggcattatactgtatggtggtaccgtagctatgggggcattatactgtgtgggggcagctatttggtattatactgtgtgggaggcactgtgggagcatgatactgtgtgggctgaatcaggtgtatatgggcagggattgggtgggattagaggcgtggtttaaaacaaaaaaaattgacgCAGTACGCGTGCCGCATCAGTcgtccctctttgtgattcttGAAAGCTGGGAGGAATGCGGTAACTGTCATCGCCGCCGGTGCAGCGGGATGACAGCTGTATATtaaagctgacacccgctgaagatgaagcgcacacagctcctgtgcctgcttcatcttCATGACGAGTCAGGTACGTCGGATTGCAGTAAGTACCTTGCAatgccgacgtaccagacccatcattttgcgggaaggggttaaataacggttgaaaatcagaggctgttttcccttttacggacgtttttagtttgccgtggagcggggggttgtatggcacaatctacagggggggctgtatggcacaatctacagggggggctgtatggcacaatctacagggtggcactatgtacaagggtggttagtgtggcacccaggggaaggGGGCAcagtcaaaaatttgctatggagcccagtatttcctagttacgcccatggCCCTAAGGTCCCAGGGAAAGTGTAGACAAACCGTACATGCAGTAACTTTCATTGTCCACAAGGTGTCATAATAACAGAAGAATTCAGCCTTTTCAAGGATATTTGTATTGCTAGCAGCTGTCATGCAGCGGATCAAGTATGTTAGGTTAAGGCCTTGACGTGGCTGCCATGCAGCCGACAGCCGCGAAGGCACTCGGTTCAGCACGGTTGTCAAATTGCTCGTTAACGGACCCGCATTTCTGATGGTAAAAcagctgtttacctgcaaaattgtgcagcCATAAAAGGTATATTCAGTAATGGGCGCACAATTTTGCTGGTAAACAGCCGTTAAACTCACAACAACGCACGGCAATTAATGAGCAACTTGAGTTATTGCGGTTTTATTTTTAggtgccatttttcccattgcaaatcatgtgatttAAAGATCATGGGATGCAAACATTCGTCTTTGCAACTTGTCATTCATTCTGAAaagacgccacaaaaaacgctataaaaaaaagttcctcACAGGAAGGCTCCCTGGCAACTTGACCCGGCTACCCTCTCAGCACGCAGGGAGGCTCCTGACAACGTCTACATGCCATTACAGCTACTCCTCCAGGGCCGTAGCCGACACACTGAACTATAATTTGTGAGAACAGCCGCCATTAAATACTTAAGCCCTGGCCCGTGGGAGTTACGCGGCTTCCATATGCTAATTGCACCCCCTGGCGCATAAAATACACTAAAAGATGGCGCCTGAGCCGTTCTTCCCAACGCCTATACCTTAGCAACGCACTTCAATAATTTAAAGTGAACCACAATTTCTTGCCATTTCAAACACTTTACAAGCACATACATGAATAATATAGTGTATGTATCAGATATCAATCCCCATGTATTTGCTAGTAGTAAATTCTGTGTAACTGCATAACATGAGCCGCACCTTGTTATTCACCATGTCATACTGCATAGAATAAAGGTGGTTAAAGAAGGTAAATAAACACTGTTAGTGCACACAGATAACATCCTATATGCGAGCAAAACCTTGTAAAACCTGCTACACTAAGATCTTTATAGCTACGGCCTTCAAttctatacagtacagtatgaggAGACAGATCACGTGCGGAATAGGCGGAAGTCTCATTGATagggcccccactgatcagccATTTATGGCGTATCTTATGGATATGCCCTCAATATCACTACTACCTTTTATTGGCTACAGTGGTCACGTGGATGTACGACGTCATCGCTGCAAGAAAAGTAATCAAAGGCCGccaggactgcaaggacccattatccactttacctgcccaggaccttaaccatccttctttgaatcaacacaccaacaccttctttatggaaatgtggaagtggccacagctttattattatttacaaccatcggcatgaagacatatatatatttatttatttcctctcctcctgaaatgccgatgctccctgtctccatcaggcatgtagggtgctacctccgtcttcatctgccgtactttccgccagctgtgacatctacgaaaaaaccagaaaaacgccagaacaagaatataaccgtagaaaaaatttattaaaaaacaaaaccaaaaccaccaggggagggagggcgggtgtttcttccactgcagcttgaaggtaagagggcttcctgctccaaacctctgccttatatcttcttaaccacgcccctcttaccccttgttgaccaatcctgatcctgggcattattttaaaccgttccatcctttcttaaccccttgcagtccctgacactctccctaggcgcttcagtgtctacaagactgcaaggacccattatccactttacctgcccaggaccttaaccatccttctttgaatcaacacaccaacaccttctttatgcaaatgtggaagtggccacagctttattattatttacaaccatcggcatgaagacatatatatatttatttatttcctctcctcctgaaatgccgatgctccctgtctccatcaggcatgtagggtgctacctccgtcttcatctgccgtactttccgccaagaagggggaactgagaaacctactcagtcccccgaccacccccaccaagcaacgccagccctctctcggcaccatccaagagatccaataaaaagatatcgagcccgatatcattcagatgcactccatccggtgccagcagatctgcattatccccctccagggattggtgtcgcaacccgatcccccctatagagcgaatgaaccgcgacacccgcacattaattaacctgcgcactctctccaaagctgccatattcctcgctcctcgccacaccgtgcgcgccactatttcggaccaaactatcacgcaacgggcgaacagatcccgaaaacgcgccaaatcagttcgtataattgacaataactcagccattttcacttggccgatatcatttccacccgcatggatgattaggacaacaggtccgtacgtgtgccttgtaactgccactacttctggcagtaactgcacccaccgtaatccccggacacctctccaatggacgtcggcctgtgcgaggcccaaattcggacctaatggccttcgacccgctcgaaccgctgcccaatgcacatacgaatgccccaagatccacacttgggggcgccgcaaccctaacaaagaaattaagctacattccggtcaaatgaaaattacaggcagggttaacataacactccatataacaggaaggaaaacaggggggggggggaaggggagggggggaaggggagggggcgacctttcttatgaaaacttccagcttacaccatctttaaaaccagatcaggtcgcacatatgacttatagctattagagcgccatctacccagactcatgatagccgctgaatccaaacccaaggcatccgcctcagttgccgcacctatcctaaatgaatgtgtaccaaactcgcccggcggcaaacctagatacttcaagccggccttaaaaatcgcctcaaattgaaaacgcgacatcgcggatccatcctgatggatcaagaattgcgtcccgggcactcggaccaacacgaattcctggacccattttaccgggcaatactgccccccaatcctcccaatcgacagccaagccccctttcctaccacatcagtctttgacctccgcacacagaccctgagagaatctcccaacgttactacatccgatccgagaagaccaccgctcgcacttactctgtgcggaaccagctcactaactcgcaaagcggcaaagaaagccaacgaaaacgccgcgccgaacaaggacacttcatattcatcccgacacacaaaacataaaacggctagaagccgacccaaaagtgaaaaagatactggccgcctcgtgtcccttgaacacgcctcttttttccacccttttaaagactgccgaactacaaattcttttgtaacatctctgcatccccacaattttaacataaaggccactcctgctaaaaacttgctcgccgtggccgcactacccccttcctgacgtatttgtaccaaacttgctatcgtaacgtccaggtgacacccctcctgtgatgggaagtcattccccgcaatctccaaccaccgatcccacgctctgcaatgactcttccaagtcgccggtaccaccgaacccctcaacagtctcataagttgtcctcgaccagggcccataagtgaaggggggggacaccccttctgccaaagctgccgggtgcaattcccgaaaccgggacatctgtgaacgagacaaagcatcagccatcacattactgacacccgggacatgttttgcacgaaaccacacattcaaacgcaaacacttcaaaaccaaccgtcttaataaagctaataccggcaacgaactagacgacaacccgttcaccgcatgcaccaccgccatgttgtctgtccaaaatacaatcctcttattcaccatcacgctaccccataactctattgcaactataataggaaacaattccaatagcgttaaattacgtaagactcccaaatcactccaatgcaagggccaaggggatctacaccaacttcggcccaaaattgctccaaaaccatcacttccggctgcatccgtaaataattccaagtctacattagacaactcagcgtcctgacacaccgacctcccgttaaacgaactcaaaaaggaatgccagacaaacaaatccttcctcatacaagaggttaccctgataaaatgatttggcttcgagatacctctagtggctaaagacaaacgcctagaaaaaacacgacccattggaattatacgacaagcaaacaccagcaatcccattaacgactaactgttttaacgtcacttttttcgaccccatgacctggtcaacctgcgtcactagccttgccaatttatcatccggcaaccgaaaaatcatccgctcgctatctatttcgatacccaaaaatgacaaaaccgttacaggaccttccgtcttatcctcggaaataggtaccccgaaacgcgacatcacctgtcgaaacactctcagcaacgtgctgcacaacccagagccccccgggcccacaaaaagaaaatcatccagataatgaatgaccgagt from Rhinoderma darwinii isolate aRhiDar2 chromosome 3, aRhiDar2.hap1, whole genome shotgun sequence carries:
- the LOC142748274 gene encoding uncharacterized protein LOC142748274 — protein: MAEELLRKVAQRVAAEGPAWLESLLEEGERRGAERGTEQSGAATRGPRRERSRRGRKRRAGGHRRHGHHGRRRSGDGKRRGRRYSSSSSDGFSSSSASSGSWRRSSRRSSRPQRRSRRREVQSLSVDQEQLSQVVPPAGPVEEVQAVVPVPRQVAEGPSGVGGTSERCPGFGNCTRQLWQKGCPPPSLMGPGRGQLMRLLRGSVVPATWKSHCRAWDRWLEIAGNDFPSQEGCHLDVTIASLVQIRQEGGSAATASKFLAGVAFMLKLWGCRDVTKEFVVRQSLKGWKKEACSRDTRRPVSFSLLGRLLAVLCFVCRDEYEVSLFGAAFSLAFFAALRVSELVPHRVSASGGLLGSDVVTLGDSLRVCVRRSKTDVVGKGAWLSIGRIGGQYCPVKWVQEFVLVRVPGTQFLIHQDGSAMSRFQFEAIFKAGLKYLGLPPGEFGTHSFRIGAATEADALGLDSAAIMSLGRWRSNSYKSYVRPDLVLKMV